In Cryptomeria japonica chromosome 5, Sugi_1.0, whole genome shotgun sequence, the genomic window AATCGAtcatgtgtcttggattggaagaaatagtttgtcaaagtttgacaattttttggactcggggcacttgagagatcgcgtcgatagggtatgactctcgacactctagcgctttgggatgcacgagaggagcatgtctagtataaaccttcccacccaaacgttcttgtgatgttggtttgttcacatgagaaccaaaatttgaccattgcgagcatgagggtgctctcgcaccacacacatattgttgtttatattcatattgttgattacataggaaaatattcatttaaatttataaaagggtagccacaaAATATAACGAATACACAACAATGAACTAAATgtaaggagttttgtagggttaattcgacattttagaaattttatcaaatcatatttcacgattgcaatgttttatatcatagatttttgttgtttatattcatattgttgattacatgggcaaatgatcaattaactttataaaaggacaactatgaaatacaacgaatacacaataatgaactcagtacatatttattggatcaaatatcaacatttatatatatcaaaaaaaggcatgtctaccaactCAATACAAATATtataaaaatgtggcatatgtcatgtccaaatcgatatataataaaaatgtagaatatatctacatgtattggtcattctatgaccacaactaacactatatgatcctaaacttgtggtggatcatcaaaatcaagcctctttgatacAGTACACgactttgtagatggctgcaaaaccacatttcaaaagccaagttagaattattttgtagaaaatagttcacaattaacaacataactatgcatttaactataattcctttgcaattgaaattagattacctcatcggctgatctcggagctaatgtcttcgctcttctctccttgtcactcttaggagttttcttgaagacaaacttaaaaggatccacgttatggccaaaccgcgaaggggtctattgtagattaaatgcacaattaatataatgtactaacataaatacatcaaaaacacttaagagccataatatagagaacaatgacgtatcgGTGCCtgagatgtttctccaatggactgaggatggctcaccatcgatggagaaactatcactattacctatacaaaaaatgatcaaagattaaatacaattaatataatgataagtattataggttaaaaacaattaatataatatatcaaacaaaagtgtaccagatcctgagatgcttctttagtgcacagaggagggctcaccattgatgaagcaactatggatatttcctgtatgaaaaaattataagattataatttatcacaagttcacatgtataggtgcatataatcatgaaatcaagaaaaaaaaGTATAGATACATACCTCCATCATCTCTTGATCCATGagcaaatcaggtgcattcaacaaatccacatagctcaatggttgttgtatatgtaaaatagacaaaaaacactaataagTCTACAAACCCCgactaagacttgatttcaacattttcatataattgtacaactaaaaatgtgttcaattaccttcttcccacgttttggcatcttcgagaaattctttttcttaggacgaggcctagatgcggagggggtaccctaaaaaaacaaaattaacatgagatattagtacagataatatattaaacataatttaaaaaatctaaaatgaaatgaattgcatattccatcaaaacaatacataaaaaaggttgtacaaaatatgataccgtatagccttgtaggccaaaatcaatcactgagagtgtgatgtcatcaatctgagacatttggtcccctatcaacacctacaaaccaaaaattggaccaagcattaaagatagttagtatatcttgtaattttttaaaattcaaagtgtactattctattttaacatgttacaaaatttatacctcaggcatcaaagttgcagttgtagtaactgcaggaggagtatgggataccgttgttgcatcctaaaatgcatattatttgtctcaatttaaatcgatgtataaataaaaattaatttatgtaattgcaaatttaaagtgactgataaataaaattctatgaattcaaatcaacacacctgtttCTATCGCTAATGGGCACACACCATGTTCATCAACTCCTCTGTCAGGGCCACATCCTCAGTCATgcgggtctgacatctactcccacaaatcacacatgaatgagatgtggatccatctgcaatgGCCGCATCATCTGTCtctgagcatatccccgagcaactgacacacatatgctgaatgggctctctgtcgccacctggagtaactaatggctcatcatctaatacaatagggtgtgctaacgacatcccatgctagatgatggcaccaatTAATGTTGTggctgcttgaagagtctgtagctccatcgactctttcggctctactgggacaacttgatgcaccttgggtttgggtgttaCGGGGCGACGACTCTTCAGGGATACtcacctatgggctccaggtctattttgggcagagccaccacctctaccatggaactctctcatgtcaaaatagtttgaccgcacattgaggacaaacccacaatatacttttctcaaaaaatacaatggcacctcataattattacaaggtagatcatcaaagaccatccaccacctttgccaaaaaagattcttcatttgcacattggtacaccaatgtatggaaaacctctttgcattaagaggtaacaactcaccagttttaggatcaacaaaaagggaacatatttattgtttttcactccctcatatgataacccatcagcatagtattgacgacacctatccctaaagtttccccattttgtaatttgtgtggaaatgacTGTGGCACCACTAcctaatgtttctaggctaatggcgagggatttatgatgctcaagttcaaatgttttcaatttattaatcagtctatttattttagacgtgtttttccctaattgattaatcaattgctcttgtgtttcaggtgtgcagtcaaaaggaggaattgggggtgtatcttgtgggttttcaggaggtgcattttgttgttcttgttgtggattatcaaaatctggtttttgaaataaaaaattaaaaaatctaatcaaaattaacgaaattaaattcaaaacgtaaaacaaattgaataaatgggaaagaaagacaaaaattaagaaaaactaaccttgatccatagctctAGAGGATAAATGAGGCACCCCATTTGCGGTTTCAtggaggaaatggggaaaaaacaTCGTGGTCAcaagaaaataagacccagttttttttttgaactttttttgacaggtaccgcGTACGCACTACCTTTTTTTAGGCTCGAGAACAACGAACCTAAGCGCGTAcggggtgatttcaaattttataaccatgCACATGCtgattgttttttcatgttttttttgggtggtgtccacttttctagccaccatctttgtgcacatacctacTACAGTGGTAGAAATTATATctaccaacactcccccttaattttTACCATGAATCTTGATTGCATTCTTAGTCTCTTTCAATGATGTTGtagcatcaaaatcttcaaatacTAGTGATTGAAATTAAGAGATCTCATTTTGTTGTTGGGATTCTCTTACCCTCTTGGTTACCAGTCCATCATAGGTTCAATTATTTCCTCTACACCTCCAATAGGTTCTTTTCAGCAATGACACCAATAATCTCTTTAGCAGCCACACTGATTGTCTCTTTAGCAGCGATCTCTTTCACTCCTTTGGCTTTATCATCAGCTGTGGCTTCCTTTAATTTGCACCTGTTTCTAAGGGAAGTTAAAGACTTCTTCCATAATTGAATTCAATTTTCTTTCTCTAACAACGGCTAAATTGGGCCATTTCTCCTTGGTGACCTCCACTTGGTTGAAAAATAAACAAGACTCAACTCTACTTTTATCTGCTCTTCATCAGTGACTTCAGAACAAAAGTACCTTTCTCCTCTttactctttctttctctttacCCACATTTCATAGCTCACAAAAACTCGGCTTGGGTGGCTTTGACTTCAACAATTGTAGATTCTCTTGCAATGGGAAGAAATGTCATGAAGCTAACGCTTATATGATTTCATGAGCTCTCTACTTTGCCTTATTAGATTAGCAATAAAATAATGAACGAGAAACAAGGTGTAGCTCTTGCGGACTACATTCAACTTCAAACATCATCACTCCTACAATGGCTTCAGCTTTAGCAAAGGCATGACACTTCTTCAGATCTCTAGAAGCATTAACCATCGACTTTGATACCATGATAGAACATATGTATAGAGTAGAAACCCATAAAATGAGCTCTATATAATACAagctaatttattcaatttatagagaaatacaTATTAAATGATGGTCATAGTGTTAGCTATGATATTTAAGATGGGTTATTGAGAAGATTAGGCAAGATCAACGTGGGCGGCTATAGGCAGCTAGAGTCGGCTCTTGGTCAACTATGGAATGAAAGATTATAATTTTAAATACACATAGAAAATAGAGCTAATGAAGAAGACTACAATGGAAGGAAATATATTGTATTCATAACTTGAATGAAAATAGTTACATAGTCTCTCATATAGAGAGAGAGCTTATCATCgattaaaaaaaagcaaaaaaaactaaaaaaacagtCGATGACTGCCTTACTGCATGCACATCAATGAATACAACgataaaaaaacaaaaagcaaaaaacaaTTTTAAGAAAAACTAAAACCAAGTTTCGTAGCAGTTTAGGAATTGCAACTGCTATTTTATTCACACATAAAGATGAAAGCAGATAAAGCAAAAAACTTGATCTTCTAAACTCCAATGCATCATTTGATCTTATCTTCAATCTTCCCTTGAATGATCAATGGAGGTGAGTCCCAACTTATTTCAGAAATTAGTAAAGGTGGTTATTGGAAGagctttggtgaagatatcaacaacttgttcaaATAAAGGATAGAATTGCAATTCCATGTGTCCATCTTGAACCAAGTCACGAATGTAATGATGTTGGATCTCTATGTGCTTCGTTCTAGCATGAAACACAAGGTTCTTTGTCATGGAAATAGTGctattgttatcacaatagatggtgGTTGGATGTTCTAGAACCAAATATAAATCTATCAATACCCTTCTAATCTATACTGCTTGAGAACTTGTTGATGATGCTGCCATATATTTCGCTTCTGCTGAAGAAAGAGCCATTGTTGCTTGTTTCTTGCTACTCGAAGATACAACTCCAGAGCCAAATGAAATAACATAACTAGATGTAGATTTCATATCAACCACtgaacctacccaatctgaatcggAGTAACCAACTAGTTCAAACTTGTCAATGGGAGAATACTGAATGCCAAAATTTTGTGTGccactcacatacctcaaaattcttTTAGTAACTTGCCATTGTGACTCATGTGCATTTTGCATGAACCGAGAGATGAGGCTTACATCATACATAATATCAGGCCTTGTGGTTGTGAGGTACATGAGGCTACCAACCAAACTCCTATACCGAGTAGCAACAACCTTGGGACTAGCATCTTCCTTGGTTAGTTTTTCACCAAGGGATATGGGGGTtgcaaatgctttgcatgccaccatgttaaacttcttcaataaatcagctacatacttagattgagaaataaatataccttctgatgtttgttgtacttccacaccaagaaaatagtgcataagtcccagatctgacatttcaaactcttgtttcatttcttcttgaaaCATCTACATGATAGCTTTGCCCTTACCTGTAtaattaaatcatcaacatagaggcaAACTATGAGAATATCATTACCAATACGTTGGACATACAAGGTAGGCTCTGAGTAGCTTCTGTTTAATCCTTTCTTCATGAAATAACTATCAATTCTAGTATACCAGGCACggggagcttgcttcaacccataaagggCTTTTTTCAACTTGTAGACTAAGTGTTCTTTCTCTGGAACTTCATAAACCATTGGTTGTTCTACATAAAATTCCTCATCTATataaccattaaggaatgttgatttcacatccatttaaaATAATGGCCACTTATAGTGGGCTGCAATAGCCAATATAATCTTGGTTGTATCAAGTCGAGCCATAGGAGGAAAAGTTTCTACATAATCAACTCTAGAAGTTTGTACAAACCCCTTGGCAACTGTCTTGCCTTATGTTGCTCTACTGAACCATCTGCATGTTATTTGACTTTGTAtatccatttcacaccaatcaccAATTTTCCTATGGGAagtggaactaattcccaagtattattcttatgaatggaattcatatcatcattcatagcattaacccaTAAGGGTTCTTTCACTGCTTCTTCATGGATAGAGGGTTCAACTTTAACtatactaaacaaagcaaaattaaCAAATGGATTTATATTGGCACTCCTCTGACAAATATCAACGAAAATTCATACCTTTCTTGGAACAACTGCtggaggtgatggtggaggtgaatCTTCACCTCAGTTTGTGCTACTTGAAGAACTAGGTGAGCTTGGAGGTATGGAACTAGAGCTAGAACTTACACTTGAGCTTGTGGAGAGAGGAGGATGAACACTATTATCTTCCATATTTATGATTATTGATAGATTTTTATGAACATCATATTTCCACTGccatactcccccttcatcaaaaatcacatcctgACTAACTATCCATTGCTTTGTCTCAAGATTATAGTATCTGCAACCTTCAGTTGTAGTAGAGTAGCCCACAAAGATACAAAGTTGGGATTTGGCATCCAACTTCTTCCGCTTTTGATCTAGAATATGCACATATGTCAAGCATCCAAAGACTTGAAGATGAGCCACTAAAGGCTTGTGACCACTCCAGGCTTCCTTCAGAGTGATATTTTGAACTGCTTTCATGGGACTACGGTTGATAATATACACTATAGTGGCAACTGCTTCTCCCCAAAAACTATTTGGAAGATTTTTTGTCTGCAACATGTTTTGTGCCATTTCCATATTGGTACGCTTCTTTCTTtcaacaataccattttgttgaggtgtgtatgtgACAGTAAGTTGTCTCTGTATGCCATGCTTAAGATGAAAATCaacaaactcattagaagtaaactctTCCCCTCTATCTGTTTTGAGTATCTTGACAGGATACTTGCTTTTTTTTTCAGCCAATGCTTTAAAATTCTTGATTCATGAAAAGGCTTCAGATTTctgcttcaaaaaataaacccaagtgTGGCGAGAGTAATCATTAATGAAGGTCaaaaaataaaggttcttaccCAATGATGCCTCTTGCATGTCAGCATGCACAAGTTATAGAGGAGATTTGGCTCTCCAAGAGTTGCCCATCGGAAAATTGTCTCGATGATGCTTTGCCAAGTCCACACCCTGAACAACCTTCTTCTTTTGCTTTGATTGGAGGAAGAcctctcaccatattcttcttattCTACAAATTTAGCCCTTGAAAATTTAGATGACCATATCATTGATGCAATAACCATGAATCATCTATGGTTGATTTTAGTGCATGCAACTTACTAGAAACGAATTTGAGAGGAAACAATCTATTCTCTGTCATATAAATCTTTGCTACAAGATGATGACTATtagatttatcaaaaattttgtaGCAGCTATCTTCAAATACAACTTTATAGTTCTTTTTTAGAAGTTGTCCTATACTCAAAATACTATGTTGTAACTTTGGCACAAAGAAAGTATTATGAATATGTGTAGTGTCTCCTTGCTTAGTCTTGATTGTAAGGGTACCTTTTCCCATTACATAAACatccttatcatctccaaatt contains:
- the LOC131040698 gene encoding secreted RxLR effector protein 161-like → MVACKAFATPISLGEKLTKEDASPKVVATRYRSLVGSLMYLTTTRPDIMYDVSLISRFMQNAHESQWQVTKRILRYVSGTQNFGIQYSPIDKFELVGYSDSDWVGSVVDMKSTSSYVISFGSGVVSSSSKKQATMALSSAEAKYMAASSTSSQAV